From one Mycolicibacterium sp. HK-90 genomic stretch:
- a CDS encoding SDR family oxidoreductase codes for MTTPQSEQRVAVVTGASAGIGAATAKTLAALGFHVVCVARRADRVDALAAEIGGTAIVADVTDQAAVDAMAARLDRVDVLVNNAGGARGLETVLDADLDHWRWMWETNVLGTLRVSRALLPKLVASGDGLIVTVTSIAAFETYDGGSGYTAAKHAQGALHRTLRGELLGKPVRLTEIAPGAVETEFSLLRFDGDQERADNVYRGITPLVAEDVAEVIGFAASRPSHVNLDQIVIRPRDQAPHGRFSRRLDD; via the coding sequence ATGACGACACCACAGTCCGAACAACGAGTGGCGGTGGTTACCGGCGCCAGTGCCGGAATCGGCGCCGCCACCGCGAAAACCCTTGCTGCCCTGGGCTTTCACGTCGTATGCGTGGCGCGGCGGGCAGACCGAGTCGACGCCCTGGCGGCCGAGATCGGTGGCACCGCCATTGTGGCGGACGTCACCGACCAGGCGGCGGTCGACGCCATGGCGGCCCGGCTGGACCGGGTGGATGTGCTGGTGAACAACGCCGGCGGGGCCCGGGGGCTGGAGACCGTGCTGGACGCCGACCTCGACCACTGGCGGTGGATGTGGGAGACCAACGTGCTGGGCACCCTGCGCGTCTCCCGGGCGCTGCTGCCCAAACTCGTCGCCTCGGGTGACGGCCTGATCGTGACGGTCACCTCGATCGCGGCGTTCGAGACCTATGACGGCGGCTCGGGCTACACCGCGGCCAAACACGCGCAGGGCGCGCTGCACCGCACCCTGCGCGGCGAGCTCCTCGGGAAACCGGTGCGGCTCACCGAGATTGCGCCCGGCGCGGTGGAGACCGAGTTCTCTCTGCTGCGCTTCGACGGTGATCAGGAGCGGGCCGACAACGTGTATCGGGGCATCACGCCGCTGGTCGCCGAAGACGTCGCCGAGGTGATCGGATTCGCCGCGTCGCGGCCCTCCCACGTCAATCTCGACCAGATCGTGATCCGTCCGCGCGATCAGGCCCCGCACGGGCGCTTCAGCCGGAGGCTGGACGACTAG
- a CDS encoding ROK family transcriptional regulator, with protein MASTASRYPQSRLLHIVAPSLKVPDAAAASVFSAIRTRGPIARDAIAQVTGLSIATVNRQVTALLDAGILRERADLAVSGAIGRPRVPVEVNHEPYLTVGVHIGARTTSIVATDLFGRTLDVVETPTPSGSQSAALATLASSARRYLSRWHRRRPLWVGVAAGGVVDSDTGYLDHPRLGWADAPVGPVLAEALGLPVSVASHVDAMAGAELLLGGRRSTPETVGAQARTSLYVYARETVGYALSIDGRVHTPASGPGTIAGLPAQSELLGGSGQLESTVSDEAVLNAARKLRIIPAEGPSSTLPAVLRAARQGGSESGEKARELLADRARVLGEAVALLRDLLNPDDLVLGGQAFTEYPEGMSVVEDAVTRRSVLGPRDIRLTAFGNRVQEASAGIVSLGGLYADPIGAMRRAQTRRSAAV; from the coding sequence CTGGCCTCCACCGCCTCGCGCTACCCGCAATCGCGGCTGCTGCACATCGTCGCCCCGTCGCTGAAGGTGCCCGACGCCGCCGCGGCCTCGGTGTTCAGCGCCATCCGCACCCGCGGCCCGATCGCACGCGACGCCATCGCCCAGGTCACCGGGTTGAGCATCGCCACGGTCAATCGCCAGGTCACGGCGTTGCTCGACGCCGGAATTCTGCGTGAGCGCGCCGATCTCGCGGTATCCGGAGCCATCGGCCGGCCCAGGGTGCCCGTCGAGGTCAACCATGAGCCCTACCTGACCGTGGGGGTCCACATCGGTGCGCGCACCACCAGCATCGTGGCCACGGACCTGTTCGGCCGCACCCTCGACGTGGTCGAGACGCCCACCCCGTCGGGGTCGCAGTCCGCGGCGCTGGCCACCCTGGCCTCCAGTGCCCGGCGCTACCTGAGCCGCTGGCACCGCCGCCGCCCGCTGTGGGTCGGTGTCGCGGCGGGTGGCGTGGTCGACAGTGACACCGGGTATCTGGATCACCCCCGGTTGGGCTGGGCCGACGCCCCGGTGGGCCCGGTGCTCGCCGAAGCCCTCGGGCTGCCGGTGTCGGTGGCCTCGCACGTGGACGCGATGGCCGGTGCCGAGCTGCTGCTGGGCGGGCGACGGTCCACGCCGGAGACCGTCGGCGCCCAGGCCAGGACGAGCCTCTATGTCTACGCCCGCGAGACCGTCGGCTATGCGCTGTCCATCGACGGGCGTGTCCACACCCCGGCCAGCGGGCCCGGCACCATCGCGGGTCTGCCCGCACAGTCCGAGTTGCTCGGCGGCTCAGGGCAATTGGAATCCACGGTGAGCGACGAAGCGGTGCTCAACGCCGCCCGCAAACTGCGGATCATCCCCGCCGAAGGCCCGTCCTCGACACTGCCTGCGGTGCTGCGGGCGGCGCGCCAGGGCGGTTCGGAATCCGGGGAGAAGGCGCGCGAACTTCTCGCTGACCGGGCCCGGGTGCTCGGCGAGGCCGTCGCGTTGCTGCGTGACCTGCTCAACCCCGACGATCTGGTGCTCGGCGGCCAGGCCTTCACCGAATACCCGGAGGGCATGTCCGTCGTGGAGGACGCCGTCACGCGCCGTTCGGTGCTGGGGCCCCGCGACATCCGGCTGACGGCCTTCGGCAACCGGGTGCAGGAGGCCAGCGCCGGCATCGTTTCGCTGGGTGGCCTGTACGCCGATCCGATCGGCGCCATGCGGCGCGCTCAAACCCGCCGATCCGCAGCGGTGTAG